Proteins from a genomic interval of Homo sapiens chromosome 6 genomic scaffold, GRCh38.p14 alternate locus group ALT_REF_LOCI_2 HSCHR6_MHC_COX_CTG1:
- the BAG6 gene encoding large proline-rich protein BAG6 isoform 4 (isoform 4 is encoded by transcript variant 41), whose protein sequence is MEPNDSTSTAVEEPDSLEVLVKTLDSQTRTFIVGAQMNVKEFKEHIAASVSIPSEKQRLIYQGRVLQDDKKLQEYNVGGKVIHLVERAPPQTHLPSGASSGTGSASATHGGGSPPGTRGPGASVHDRNANSYVMVGTFNLPSDGSAVDVHINMEQAPIQSEPRVRLVMAQHMIRDIQTLLSRMECRGGPQPQHSQPPPQPPAVTPEPVALSSQTSEPVESEAPPREPMEAEEVEERAPAQNPELTPGPAPAGPTPAPETNAPNHPSPAEYVEVLQELQRLESRLQPFLQRYYEVLGAAATTDYNNNHEGREEDQRLINLVGESLRLLGNTFVALSDLRCNLACTPPRHLHVVRPMSHYTTPMVLQQAAIPIQINVGTTVTMTGNGTRPPPTPNAEAPPPGPGQASSVAPSSTNVESSAEGAPPPGPAPPPATSHPRVIRISHQSVEPVVMMHMNIQDSGTQPGGVPSAPTGPLGPPGHGQTLGQQVPGFPTAPTRVVIARPTPPQARPSHPGGPPVSGTLQGAGLGTNASLAQMVSGLVGQLLMQPVLVAQGTPGMAPPPAPATASASAGTTNTATTAGPAPGGPAQPPPTPQPSMADLQFSQLLGNLLGPAGPGAGGSGVASPTITVAMPGVPAFLQGMTDFLQATQTAPPPPPPPPPPPPAPEQQTMPPPGSPSGGAGSPGGLGLESLSPEFFTSVVQGVLSSLLGSLGARAGSSESIAAFIQRLSGSSNIFEPGADGALGFFGALLSLLCQNFSMVDVVMLLHGHFQPLQRLQPQLRSFFHQHYLGGQEPTPSNIRMATHTLITGLEEYVRESFSLVQVQPGVDIIRTNLEFLQEQFNSIAAHVLHCTDSGFGARLLELCNQGLFECLALNLHCLGGQQMELAAVINGRIRRMSRGVNPSLVSWLTTMMGLRLQVVLEHMPVGPDAILRYVRRVGDPPQPLPEEPMEVQGAERASPEPQRENASPAPGTTAEEAMSRGPPPAPEGGSRDEQDGASAETEPWAAAVPPEWVPIIQQDIQSQRKVKPQPPLSDAYLSGMPAKRRKLRSDIQKRLQEDPNYSPQRFPNAQRAFADDP, encoded by the exons ATGGAGCCTAATGATAGTACCAGTACCGCTGTGGAGGAGCCTGACAGCTTGGAGGTGTTGGTGAAGACCTTGGACTCTCAAACTCGTACCTTTATTGTGGGGGCCCAG ATGAATGTAAAAGAGTTTAAGGAGCACATTGCTGCCTCTGTCAGCATCCCATCTGAAAAACAACGGCTCATTTACCAGGGACGAGTTCTGCAAGATGATAAGAAGCTTCAGGAATACA ATGTTGGGGGAAAGGTTATCCACCTGGTGGAACGGGCTCCTCCTCAGACTCACCTCCCTTCTGGGGCATCTTCTGGGACGGGGTCTGCCTCAGCCACTCATGGTGGGGGATCCCCCCCTGGTACTCGGGGGCCTGGGGCCTCTGTTCATGACCGGAATGCCAACAGCTATGTCATGGTTGGAACCTTCAATCTTCCT AGTGACGGCTCTGCTGTGGATGTTCACATCAACATGGAACAGGCCCCGATTCAG AGTGAGCCCCGGGTACGGCTGGTGATGGCTCAGCACATGATCAGGGATATACAGACCTTACTATCCCGGATGGAG TGTCGAGGAGGGCCCCAACCGCAGCACAGTCAGCCGCCCCCGCAGCCACCGGCTGTGACCCCGGAGCCAGTAGCCTTGAGCTCTCAAACATCAGAACCAGTTGAAAGTGAAGCACCTCCCCGGGAGCCCATGGAGGCAGAAGAAGTGGAGGAGCGTGCCCCAGCCCAGAACCCGGAGCTCACTCCTGGCCCAGCCCCAGCGGGCCCAACACCTGCCCCGGAAACAAATGCACCCAA CCATCCTTCCCCTGCGGAGTATGTCGAGGTGCTCCAGGAGCTACAGCGGCTGGAGAGTCGCCTCCAGCCCTTCTTGCAGCGCTACTACGAGGTTCTGGGTGCTGCTGCCACCACGGACTACAATAACAAT CACGAGGGCCGGGAGGAGGATCAGCGGTTGATCAACTTGGTAGGGGAGAGCCTGCGACTGCTGGGCAACACCTTTGTTGCACTGTCTGACCTGCGCTGCAATCTGGCCTGCACGCCCCCACGACACCTGCATGTGGTCCGGCCTATGTCTCACTACACCACCCCCATGGTGCTCCAGCAGGCAGCCATTCCCATACAG ATCAATGTGGGAACCACTGTGACCATGACAGGAAATGGGACTCGGCCCCCCCCAACTCCCAATGCAGAGGCACCTCCCCCTGGTCCTGGGCAGGCCTCATCCGTGGCTCCGTCTTCTACCAATGTCGAGTCCTCAGCTGAGGGGGCTCCCCCGCCAGGTCCAGCTCCCCCGCCAGCCACCAGCCACCCGAGGGTCATCCGGATTTCCCACCAGAGTGTGGAACCCGTGGTCATGATGCACATGAACATTCAAG ATTCTGGCACACAGCCTGGTGGTGTTCCGAGTGCTCCCACTGGCCCCCTGGGACCCCCTGGTCATGGCCAAACCCTGG GACAGCAGGTGCCAGGCTTCCCAACAGCTCCAACCCGGGTGGTGATTGCCCGGCCCACTCCTCCACAGGCTCGGCCTTCCCATCCTGGAGGGCCCCCAGTCTCTGGGACACTG CAGGGCGCCGGTCTGGGTACCAATGCCTCGTTGGCCCAGATGGTGAGCGGCCTTGTGGGGCAGCTTCTTATGCAGCCAGTCCTTGTGG CTCAGGGGACCCCAGGTATGGCTCCACCGCCAGCCCCTGCCACTGCTTCTGCCAGTGCTGGCACCACCAACACAGCTACCACAGCTGGCCCCGCTCCTGGGGGGCCTGCCCAGCCTCCACCCACCCCTCAACCCTCCATGGCTGATCTTCAGTTCTCTCAGCTTCTGGGGAACCTGCTAGGGCCTGCagggccaggggctggagggtcTGGTGTGGCTTCTCCCACCATCACTGTGGCGATGCCTGGTGTCCCTGCCTTTCTCCAAGGCATGACTGACTTCTTGCAG GCAACACAGACAgcccctccaccacccccacctcctccacccccaccacctgCCCCAGAGCAGCAGACCATGCCCCCACCAGGCTCCCCTTCTGGTGGCGCAGGGAGTCCTGGAGGCCTGGGTCTTGAGAGCCTGTCACCGGAGTTTTTTACCTCAGTGGTGCAGGGTGTGCTCAGCTCCCTGCTGGGCTCCCTGGGGGCTCGGGCTGGCAGCAGTGAAAGTATTGCTGCCTTCATACAACGCCTCAGTGGATCCAGCAACATCTTTGAGCCTGGAGCTGATGGGGCCCTTG GATTCTTTGGGGCCTTGCTTTCTCTTCTGTGCCAGAACTTCTCTATGGTGGACGTAGTGATGCTTCTCCATGGGCATTTCCAGCCACTACAACGGCTCCAGCCCCAGCTGCGATCCTTCTTCCACCAGCACTACCTGGGTGGTCAGGAGCCCACACCCAGTAACATCCGG ATGGCAACCCACACATTGATCACGGGGCTAGAAGAGTATGTGCGGGAGAGTTTT TCCTTGGTGCAGGTTCAGCCAGGTGTGGACATCATCCGGACAAACCTGGAATTTCTCCAAGAGCAGTTTAATAGCATTGCTGCGCATGTGCTGCATTGCACAG ATAGTGGATTTGGGGCCCGGTTGCTGGAGTTGTGTAACCAAGGCCTGTTTGAATGCCTGGCCCTAAACCTGCACTGCTTGGGGGGACAGCAGATGGAGCTTGCTGCTGTTATCAATGGCCGAATT CGTCGTATGTCTCGTGGGGTGAATCCCTCCTTGGTGAGCTGGCTGACCACTATGATGGGACTGAGGCTTCAGGTGGTACTGGagcacatgcctgtaggcccTGATGCCATTCTCAGATACGTTCGCAGGGTTGGTGATCCCCCCCAG CCACTTCCTGAGGAGCCAATGGAAGTTCAGGGAGCAGAAAGAGCTTCCCCTGAGCCTCAG CGGGAGAAtgcttccccagcccctggaacAACAGCAGAAGAGGCCATGTCCCGAGGTCCACCTCCTGCTCCTGAGGGGGGCTCCCGGGATGAACAGGATGGAGCTTCAGCTGAGACAGAACCTTGGGCAGCTGCAGTCCCCCCA GAATGGGTCCCTATTATCCAGCAGGACATTCAGAGCCAGCGGAAGGTGAAACCGCAGCCCCCTCTGAGTGATGCCTACCTCAGTGGTATGCCTGCCAAGAGACGCAAG CTCCGGTCTGATATACAAAAACGACTGCAGGAAGACCCCAACTACAGTCCCCAGCGCTTCCCCAATGCCCAGCGGGCCTTTGCTGATGATCCTTAG
- the BAG6 gene encoding large proline-rich protein BAG6 isoform 2 (isoform 2 is encoded by transcript variant 55), with product MEPNDSTSTAVEEPDSLEVLVKTLDSQTRTFIVGAQMNVKEFKEHIAASVSIPSEKQRLIYQGRVLQDDKKLQEYNVGGKVIHLVERAPPQTHLPSGASSGTGSASATHGGGSPPGTRGPGASVHDRNANSYVMVGTFNLPSDGSAVDVHINMEQAPIQSEPRVRLVMAQHMIRDIQTLLSRMECRGGPQPQHSQPPPQPPAVTPEPVALSSQTSEPVESEAPPREPMEAEEVEERAPAQNPELTPGPAPAGPTPAPETNAPNHPSPAEYVEVLQELQRLESRLQPFLQRYYEVLGAAATTDYNNNHEGREEDQRLINLVGESLRLLGNTFVALSDLRCNLACTPPRHLHVVRPMSHYTTPMVLQQAAIPIQINVGTTVTMTGNGTRPPPTPNAEAPPPGPGQASSVAPSSTNVESSAEGAPPPGPAPPPATSHPRVIRISHQSVEPVVMMHMNIQDSGTQPGGVPSAPTGPLGPPGHGQTLGQQVPGFPTAPTRVVIARPTPPQARPSHPGGPPVSGTLQGAGLGTNASLAQMVSGLVGQLLMQPVLVAQGTPGMAPPPAPATASASAGTTNTATTAGPAPGGPAQPPPTPQPSMADLQFSQLLGNLLGPAGPGAGGSGVASPTITVAMPGVPAFLQGMTDFLQATQTAPPPPPPPPPPPPAPEQQTMPPPGSPSGGAGSPGGLGLESLSPEFFTSVVQGVLSSLLGSLGARAGSSESIAAFIQRLSGSSNIFEPGADGALGFFGALLSLLCQNFSMVDVVMLLHGHFQPLQRLQPQLRSFFHQHYLGGQEPTPSNIRMATHTLITGLEEYVRESFSLVQVQPGVDIIRTNLEFLQEQFNSIAAHVLHCTDSGFGARLLELCNQGLFECLALNLHCLGGQQMELAAVINGRIRRMSRGVNPSLVSWLTTMMGLRLQVVLEHMPVGPDAILRYVRRVGDPPQPLPEEPMEVQGAERASPEPQRENASPAPGTTAEEAMSRGPPPAPEGGSRDEQDGASAETEPWAAAVPPEWVPIIQQDIQSQRKVKPQPPLSDAYLSGMPAKRRKTMQGEGPQLLLSEAVSRAAKAAGARPLTSPESLSRDLEAPEVQESYRQQLRSDIQKRLQEDPNYSPQRFPNAQRAFADDP from the exons ATGGAGCCTAATGATAGTACCAGTACCGCTGTGGAGGAGCCTGACAGCTTGGAGGTGTTGGTGAAGACCTTGGACTCTCAAACTCGTACCTTTATTGTGGGGGCCCAG ATGAATGTAAAAGAGTTTAAGGAGCACATTGCTGCCTCTGTCAGCATCCCATCTGAAAAACAACGGCTCATTTACCAGGGACGAGTTCTGCAAGATGATAAGAAGCTTCAGGAATACA ATGTTGGGGGAAAGGTTATCCACCTGGTGGAACGGGCTCCTCCTCAGACTCACCTCCCTTCTGGGGCATCTTCTGGGACGGGGTCTGCCTCAGCCACTCATGGTGGGGGATCCCCCCCTGGTACTCGGGGGCCTGGGGCCTCTGTTCATGACCGGAATGCCAACAGCTATGTCATGGTTGGAACCTTCAATCTTCCT AGTGACGGCTCTGCTGTGGATGTTCACATCAACATGGAACAGGCCCCGATTCAG AGTGAGCCCCGGGTACGGCTGGTGATGGCTCAGCACATGATCAGGGATATACAGACCTTACTATCCCGGATGGAG TGTCGAGGAGGGCCCCAACCGCAGCACAGTCAGCCGCCCCCGCAGCCACCGGCTGTGACCCCGGAGCCAGTAGCCTTGAGCTCTCAAACATCAGAACCAGTTGAAAGTGAAGCACCTCCCCGGGAGCCCATGGAGGCAGAAGAAGTGGAGGAGCGTGCCCCAGCCCAGAACCCGGAGCTCACTCCTGGCCCAGCCCCAGCGGGCCCAACACCTGCCCCGGAAACAAATGCACCCAA CCATCCTTCCCCTGCGGAGTATGTCGAGGTGCTCCAGGAGCTACAGCGGCTGGAGAGTCGCCTCCAGCCCTTCTTGCAGCGCTACTACGAGGTTCTGGGTGCTGCTGCCACCACGGACTACAATAACAAT CACGAGGGCCGGGAGGAGGATCAGCGGTTGATCAACTTGGTAGGGGAGAGCCTGCGACTGCTGGGCAACACCTTTGTTGCACTGTCTGACCTGCGCTGCAATCTGGCCTGCACGCCCCCACGACACCTGCATGTGGTCCGGCCTATGTCTCACTACACCACCCCCATGGTGCTCCAGCAGGCAGCCATTCCCATACAG ATCAATGTGGGAACCACTGTGACCATGACAGGAAATGGGACTCGGCCCCCCCCAACTCCCAATGCAGAGGCACCTCCCCCTGGTCCTGGGCAGGCCTCATCCGTGGCTCCGTCTTCTACCAATGTCGAGTCCTCAGCTGAGGGGGCTCCCCCGCCAGGTCCAGCTCCCCCGCCAGCCACCAGCCACCCGAGGGTCATCCGGATTTCCCACCAGAGTGTGGAACCCGTGGTCATGATGCACATGAACATTCAAG ATTCTGGCACACAGCCTGGTGGTGTTCCGAGTGCTCCCACTGGCCCCCTGGGACCCCCTGGTCATGGCCAAACCCTGG GACAGCAGGTGCCAGGCTTCCCAACAGCTCCAACCCGGGTGGTGATTGCCCGGCCCACTCCTCCACAGGCTCGGCCTTCCCATCCTGGAGGGCCCCCAGTCTCTGGGACACTG CAGGGCGCCGGTCTGGGTACCAATGCCTCGTTGGCCCAGATGGTGAGCGGCCTTGTGGGGCAGCTTCTTATGCAGCCAGTCCTTGTGG CTCAGGGGACCCCAGGTATGGCTCCACCGCCAGCCCCTGCCACTGCTTCTGCCAGTGCTGGCACCACCAACACAGCTACCACAGCTGGCCCCGCTCCTGGGGGGCCTGCCCAGCCTCCACCCACCCCTCAACCCTCCATGGCTGATCTTCAGTTCTCTCAGCTTCTGGGGAACCTGCTAGGGCCTGCagggccaggggctggagggtcTGGTGTGGCTTCTCCCACCATCACTGTGGCGATGCCTGGTGTCCCTGCCTTTCTCCAAGGCATGACTGACTTCTTGCAG GCAACACAGACAgcccctccaccacccccacctcctccacccccaccacctgCCCCAGAGCAGCAGACCATGCCCCCACCAGGCTCCCCTTCTGGTGGCGCAGGGAGTCCTGGAGGCCTGGGTCTTGAGAGCCTGTCACCGGAGTTTTTTACCTCAGTGGTGCAGGGTGTGCTCAGCTCCCTGCTGGGCTCCCTGGGGGCTCGGGCTGGCAGCAGTGAAAGTATTGCTGCCTTCATACAACGCCTCAGTGGATCCAGCAACATCTTTGAGCCTGGAGCTGATGGGGCCCTTG GATTCTTTGGGGCCTTGCTTTCTCTTCTGTGCCAGAACTTCTCTATGGTGGACGTAGTGATGCTTCTCCATGGGCATTTCCAGCCACTACAACGGCTCCAGCCCCAGCTGCGATCCTTCTTCCACCAGCACTACCTGGGTGGTCAGGAGCCCACACCCAGTAACATCCGG ATGGCAACCCACACATTGATCACGGGGCTAGAAGAGTATGTGCGGGAGAGTTTT TCCTTGGTGCAGGTTCAGCCAGGTGTGGACATCATCCGGACAAACCTGGAATTTCTCCAAGAGCAGTTTAATAGCATTGCTGCGCATGTGCTGCATTGCACAG ATAGTGGATTTGGGGCCCGGTTGCTGGAGTTGTGTAACCAAGGCCTGTTTGAATGCCTGGCCCTAAACCTGCACTGCTTGGGGGGACAGCAGATGGAGCTTGCTGCTGTTATCAATGGCCGAATT CGTCGTATGTCTCGTGGGGTGAATCCCTCCTTGGTGAGCTGGCTGACCACTATGATGGGACTGAGGCTTCAGGTGGTACTGGagcacatgcctgtaggcccTGATGCCATTCTCAGATACGTTCGCAGGGTTGGTGATCCCCCCCAG CCACTTCCTGAGGAGCCAATGGAAGTTCAGGGAGCAGAAAGAGCTTCCCCTGAGCCTCAG CGGGAGAAtgcttccccagcccctggaacAACAGCAGAAGAGGCCATGTCCCGAGGTCCACCTCCTGCTCCTGAGGGGGGCTCCCGGGATGAACAGGATGGAGCTTCAGCTGAGACAGAACCTTGGGCAGCTGCAGTCCCCCCA GAATGGGTCCCTATTATCCAGCAGGACATTCAGAGCCAGCGGAAGGTGAAACCGCAGCCCCCTCTGAGTGATGCCTACCTCAGTGGTATGCCTGCCAAGAGACGCAAG ACGATGCAGGGTGAGGGCCCCCAGCTGCTTCTCTCAGAGGCTGTGAGCCGGGCAGCTAAGGCAGCCGGAGCTCGGCCCCTGACGAGCCCCGAGAGCCTGAGCCGGGACCTGGAGGCACCAGAGGTTCAGGAGAGCTACAGGCAGCAG CTCCGGTCTGATATACAAAAACGACTGCAGGAAGACCCCAACTACAGTCCCCAGCGCTTCCCCAATGCCCAGCGGGCCTTTGCTGATGATCCTTAG
- the BAG6 gene encoding large proline-rich protein BAG6 isoform X5 has product MEPNDSTSTAVEEPDSLEVLVKTLDSQTRTFIVGAQMNVKEFKEHIAASVSIPSEKQRLIYQGRVLQDDKKLQEYNVGGKVIHLVERAPPQTHLPSGASSGTGSASATHGGGSPPGTRGPGASVHDRNANSYVMVGTFNLPSEPRVRLVMAQHMIRDIQTLLSRMECRGGPQPQHSQPPPQPPAVTPEPVALSSQTSEPVESEAPPREPMEAEEVEERAPAQNPELTPGPAPAGPTPAPETNAPNHPSPAEYVEVLQELQRLESRLQPFLQRYYEVLGAAATTDYNNNHEGREEDQRLINLVGESLRLLGNTFVALSDLRCNLACTPPRHLHVVRPMSHYTTPMVLQQAAIPIQINVGTTVTMTGNGTRPPPTPNAEAPPPGPGQASSVAPSSTNVESSAEGAPPPGPAPPPATSHPRVIRISHQSVEPVVMMHMNIQDSGTQPGGVPSAPTGPLGPPGHGQTLGSTLIQLPSLPPEFMHAVAHQITHQAMVAAVASAAAGQQVPGFPTAPTRVVIARPTPPQARPSHPGGPPVSGTLQGAGLGTNASLAQMVSGLVGQLLMQPVLVAQGTPGMAPPPAPATASASAGTTNTATTAGPAPGGPAQPPPTPQPSMADLQFSQLLGNLLGPAGPGAGGSGVASPTITVAMPGVPAFLQGMTDFLQATQTAPPPPPPPPPPPPAPEQQTMPPPGSPSGGAGSPGGLGLESLSPEFFTSVVQGVLSSLLGSLGARAGSSESIAAFIQRLSGSSNIFEPGADGALGFFGALLSLLCQNFSMVDVVMLLHGHFQPLQRLQPQLRSFFHQHYLGGQEPTPSNIRMATHTLITGLEEYVRESFSLVQVQPGVDIIRTNLEFLQEQFNSIAAHVLHCTDSGFGARLLELCNQGLFECLALNLHCLGGQQMELAAVINGRIRRMSRGVNPSLVSWLTTMMGLRLQVVLEHMPVGPDAILRYVRRVGDPPQPLPEEPMEVQGAERASPEPQRENASPAPGTTAEEAMSRGPPPAPEGGSRDEQDGASAETEPWAAAVPPEWVPIIQQDIQSQRKVKPQPPLSDAYLSGMPAKRRKLRSDIQKRLQEDPNYSPQRFPNAQRAFADDP; this is encoded by the exons ATGGAGCCTAATGATAGTACCAGTACCGCTGTGGAGGAGCCTGACAGCTTGGAGGTGTTGGTGAAGACCTTGGACTCTCAAACTCGTACCTTTATTGTGGGGGCCCAG ATGAATGTAAAAGAGTTTAAGGAGCACATTGCTGCCTCTGTCAGCATCCCATCTGAAAAACAACGGCTCATTTACCAGGGACGAGTTCTGCAAGATGATAAGAAGCTTCAGGAATACA ATGTTGGGGGAAAGGTTATCCACCTGGTGGAACGGGCTCCTCCTCAGACTCACCTCCCTTCTGGGGCATCTTCTGGGACGGGGTCTGCCTCAGCCACTCATGGTGGGGGATCCCCCCCTGGTACTCGGGGGCCTGGGGCCTCTGTTCATGACCGGAATGCCAACAGCTATGTCATGGTTGGAACCTTCAATCTTCCT AGTGAGCCCCGGGTACGGCTGGTGATGGCTCAGCACATGATCAGGGATATACAGACCTTACTATCCCGGATGGAG TGTCGAGGAGGGCCCCAACCGCAGCACAGTCAGCCGCCCCCGCAGCCACCGGCTGTGACCCCGGAGCCAGTAGCCTTGAGCTCTCAAACATCAGAACCAGTTGAAAGTGAAGCACCTCCCCGGGAGCCCATGGAGGCAGAAGAAGTGGAGGAGCGTGCCCCAGCCCAGAACCCGGAGCTCACTCCTGGCCCAGCCCCAGCGGGCCCAACACCTGCCCCGGAAACAAATGCACCCAA CCATCCTTCCCCTGCGGAGTATGTCGAGGTGCTCCAGGAGCTACAGCGGCTGGAGAGTCGCCTCCAGCCCTTCTTGCAGCGCTACTACGAGGTTCTGGGTGCTGCTGCCACCACGGACTACAATAACAAT CACGAGGGCCGGGAGGAGGATCAGCGGTTGATCAACTTGGTAGGGGAGAGCCTGCGACTGCTGGGCAACACCTTTGTTGCACTGTCTGACCTGCGCTGCAATCTGGCCTGCACGCCCCCACGACACCTGCATGTGGTCCGGCCTATGTCTCACTACACCACCCCCATGGTGCTCCAGCAGGCAGCCATTCCCATACAG ATCAATGTGGGAACCACTGTGACCATGACAGGAAATGGGACTCGGCCCCCCCCAACTCCCAATGCAGAGGCACCTCCCCCTGGTCCTGGGCAGGCCTCATCCGTGGCTCCGTCTTCTACCAATGTCGAGTCCTCAGCTGAGGGGGCTCCCCCGCCAGGTCCAGCTCCCCCGCCAGCCACCAGCCACCCGAGGGTCATCCGGATTTCCCACCAGAGTGTGGAACCCGTGGTCATGATGCACATGAACATTCAAG ATTCTGGCACACAGCCTGGTGGTGTTCCGAGTGCTCCCACTGGCCCCCTGGGACCCCCTGGTCATGGCCAAACCCTGG GCTCCACCCTCATCCAgctgccctccctgccccctgAGTTCATGCACGCCGTCGCCCACCAGATCACTCATCAGGCCATGGTGGCAGCTGTTGCCTCCGCGGCCGCAG GACAGCAGGTGCCAGGCTTCCCAACAGCTCCAACCCGGGTGGTGATTGCCCGGCCCACTCCTCCACAGGCTCGGCCTTCCCATCCTGGAGGGCCCCCAGTCTCTGGGACACTG CAGGGCGCCGGTCTGGGTACCAATGCCTCGTTGGCCCAGATGGTGAGCGGCCTTGTGGGGCAGCTTCTTATGCAGCCAGTCCTTGTGG CTCAGGGGACCCCAGGTATGGCTCCACCGCCAGCCCCTGCCACTGCTTCTGCCAGTGCTGGCACCACCAACACAGCTACCACAGCTGGCCCCGCTCCTGGGGGGCCTGCCCAGCCTCCACCCACCCCTCAACCCTCCATGGCTGATCTTCAGTTCTCTCAGCTTCTGGGGAACCTGCTAGGGCCTGCagggccaggggctggagggtcTGGTGTGGCTTCTCCCACCATCACTGTGGCGATGCCTGGTGTCCCTGCCTTTCTCCAAGGCATGACTGACTTCTTGCAG GCAACACAGACAgcccctccaccacccccacctcctccacccccaccacctgCCCCAGAGCAGCAGACCATGCCCCCACCAGGCTCCCCTTCTGGTGGCGCAGGGAGTCCTGGAGGCCTGGGTCTTGAGAGCCTGTCACCGGAGTTTTTTACCTCAGTGGTGCAGGGTGTGCTCAGCTCCCTGCTGGGCTCCCTGGGGGCTCGGGCTGGCAGCAGTGAAAGTATTGCTGCCTTCATACAACGCCTCAGTGGATCCAGCAACATCTTTGAGCCTGGAGCTGATGGGGCCCTTG GATTCTTTGGGGCCTTGCTTTCTCTTCTGTGCCAGAACTTCTCTATGGTGGACGTAGTGATGCTTCTCCATGGGCATTTCCAGCCACTACAACGGCTCCAGCCCCAGCTGCGATCCTTCTTCCACCAGCACTACCTGGGTGGTCAGGAGCCCACACCCAGTAACATCCGG ATGGCAACCCACACATTGATCACGGGGCTAGAAGAGTATGTGCGGGAGAGTTTT TCCTTGGTGCAGGTTCAGCCAGGTGTGGACATCATCCGGACAAACCTGGAATTTCTCCAAGAGCAGTTTAATAGCATTGCTGCGCATGTGCTGCATTGCACAG ATAGTGGATTTGGGGCCCGGTTGCTGGAGTTGTGTAACCAAGGCCTGTTTGAATGCCTGGCCCTAAACCTGCACTGCTTGGGGGGACAGCAGATGGAGCTTGCTGCTGTTATCAATGGCCGAATT CGTCGTATGTCTCGTGGGGTGAATCCCTCCTTGGTGAGCTGGCTGACCACTATGATGGGACTGAGGCTTCAGGTGGTACTGGagcacatgcctgtaggcccTGATGCCATTCTCAGATACGTTCGCAGGGTTGGTGATCCCCCCCAG CCACTTCCTGAGGAGCCAATGGAAGTTCAGGGAGCAGAAAGAGCTTCCCCTGAGCCTCAG CGGGAGAAtgcttccccagcccctggaacAACAGCAGAAGAGGCCATGTCCCGAGGTCCACCTCCTGCTCCTGAGGGGGGCTCCCGGGATGAACAGGATGGAGCTTCAGCTGAGACAGAACCTTGGGCAGCTGCAGTCCCCCCA GAATGGGTCCCTATTATCCAGCAGGACATTCAGAGCCAGCGGAAGGTGAAACCGCAGCCCCCTCTGAGTGATGCCTACCTCAGTGGTATGCCTGCCAAGAGACGCAAG CTCCGGTCTGATATACAAAAACGACTGCAGGAAGACCCCAACTACAGTCCCCAGCGCTTCCCCAATGCCCAGCGGGCCTTTGCTGATGATCCTTAG